AGCATCCTGCGAAGGACCTAAGGCATCCTTCCCACCAGCTAAATGATGAGCCTAGCCCCAAAGAGGGTCCCCTGTATCCCAGTTTCTTCAGCTGAGGAAAAAAGCTCAGGGAGGTTGTCTAATGTCACACAGGAGAAACAACCttgctattggggggggggtcaccAGTTCTAATTCAGATGGAGATAGCTGCAGCCAGAGAGATCTCTGGCTACTCTAGACTTGGGTTCCAGTAGAAACCAGGATGGGGCCTGGAGTAGAGAGCTTTTGAGGGTGAGGCAGGTTAAAGCTGGCCCAGGGCAGCAGGTGGTACTCGGCCACACTTGACAAGGTGGGGGGGTGTCTCCCTTGGCTGCTGTTGCCCCCACCTCCTTTCCAAAGGCATAATCAACACAGCCCCCTAACAACACTTGGCCTATGGCTTACCCTGGTTTTCAGCTGACTTCACCCAGCTCTTTGGGCCCCCTCTATCTATCTAATCCCGCTGCCCATACAGGCTGGCCTgaaggccagggcctcccacgAGGTCAAAGGTAGAACTGCAGCTTGGCCTGAGACAAGCAAAGAACACAAATCCAGGGGAGCAGATTAGATCaggatttcattttattccttgtTGGTTTAAAATGGCtaatcagaataaaaaataaaagggtcTCTGCCAAGAGGGAGGTGGGTCCCCCTTACAGAGGCCAGGACCCAGGCATCCCCTGCCACCCAGAAGAGTTGGGCTAAAGGTAATCCCCCAAGGAAGCTGGAGAGGCTGGGACCAAGGTCTGCCCCTCTCACTGTTTTTTGGCATGTGATGAGAAATATTGCTTTTTGGATTCTTCTCTCCTGGCCTTGAATTTGAAAACTCAACTGTGAGAGTTAGGGGGAGGCACTGAGGGGCTGCTTGTCTCCGGCCCCCTCGGGGGTTGGTTGGGAGCCAATGGTGTGATGGTTGGGTCAGGCCAACTCCCTTCCTGGGGGTAGGCAGCGGCAGGGCCTGGCCCACTGAGAAATCAAGTGCCAATGAGACTAGAAAACTAACTGCATCATCCCCCAAGCCCTCCCTTCCTTTGACCAAGGCCGGTGGAGAGTGGCTgcactctcctctcctctcctctcccctccccaggcTCCCAGCCACAACtgagggggaggaaagaggagaagcCCCAGGGAAGGGCAGAGCATGAGTTAGAACCTCTCATGCCTCAACCCTTTTCCTGTTGGTCTGAGGAGCAGGAACAAGTGGGGCTGGGGGAGCTCCCCTTTCTCTCCTGAtgctctcccctctcctcccctttccccatcccaGGGTAGATATagaatttctttgatatttataatatatatataatatatatatatatatatatatgtacacacacacctGGTAAcgcagaagaggaaaaaaatagaatccgtaacaataataaaaaaaattatttctggttTAAAAACGATCCGGTTCCCTCCAGGGCAAGCAATTGCACAAATGTCCACTGAGTCTGGCCCAGGGGTGGGGAGggctggggagggaggaggattcGCAGAGAGGGGTTAGTGCCATAGTTGGTAGGGGCCAGCTCTCCCCCACATCCCCGGCCTCCAATAGGGTGGTTTTAAAAAGCTCATCCTCTTGGGCTCTGTGGTTTGAAAAGTGTCCATGCGGGGGAGGGGAGCCCCTTGGGGGAGCCAGGGAGCCCCTTGGGGCCCTTTGGTGTAGGCACGGAGGGGCCGAGGGCTCACACCGAGATCTCGTAGGTGGTGCCCCCCACCCCCGACACCTTCTTGACTCCTCCTCGGGTGGGACTGCTGAGTGGGGGCTGGCCCGGCCCCGGGGAGGCAGAACCCAGGGTCTTGGGCTGCCCGTTGGATTTGCTGTAGGCAATCTTCAGCTGCACCTCATctctggggaaggaaggaaggacagatggGGATCAGAAAAGGAGGCTGGGGTGGCACAAGACAGAAGCGGACTAGAAGGGATGGGGGCAAGGCACACaatcccctctcccttttctctcctggCTCTTCGGCCCCTCAAAATGCAATGGGCTCCCCGACAACCCAACCCAACCTTTATCTCTCTTGACCACTCACTTCCTCTGGCCCCCCCCCAAAGCAATCCTACTACTTCCTGAGAAAAAAGATGGACAGGCGCTAGGGCTGGCTAGACAGGGCCAGGAGAAAATTACAACTCCAATCTCCTGGGTTCCCTCCGGCTAGAAGGTGCCAGATTGAGGCACTCCCATACTCACTTGGGTGCCAGTAACGGCTGCAAGGCAACTTCCTCTGTCTCGGGGACACCAGATGGGGCTTTTTGGCTGCTATACGACATGGATCGGCCCAGGTAAGGGGCGGGGGGGGCTGGCTCAGGGGACCCTAGTCCCCGGCCCCGAAGCCCTTCTGGCTTGCCAAAACGAGGGGCGGCCGGTCGGCCCAGTGGGGTCTTGCCCAAGGGCGAGCGCTTCGAATCGTCCGAAGATGAGCTGGTTCGGGGGGCGTGGCCAGAGCCTGGGGTTGACTGGATGCCCGAGTCTCCCAGTCCGGGCTCCTCTTCCCGACCAGAAATAGGAGGTGACTGGCGCAGCAGCTTCTCCCGCTCCTGAAGGGAAGCCACAATGTGGCGCGACAGATTGTCGTAGCGTACGGGCGAGGGCTCACGCGGCGGAGGGCCGGCCGGCACCAGGCGTGGGTGCCTGTCGGCTTCCCGCTGCTGGGCCAGCCGGGCTGACAGGAAGGGAGAGGTGTAGCCCAAGGGGGGGTCTGGCTCTGGCCCGGCCTGCACCGACTCAAAATCGGGGCTATCAGAAGGGGTGAGCAGGCTGTCGTAGGAGAGGCTCCCGTTGCGCGTCTGGTTGGCCAGACTCTTGTAGGAGGTGGACGTCGTGCCCTCCGAACGGATCGACTGCAGCTGGCCCATCTCAAAGCCCGTGCCTTGGGCCGACTTGAGGCTGGAGGACCGGGAGCCGCTCGACAGAGGGTCAAAGTGAAAGCTCTTGCCGAAAGTGGGGGAGCGGAAGCTCTCCGGTTCCAGGCTGGGCTCCGAGCGGTAGCTGGGCTGGCGGCTGCTCTCAGCAATCGAGGCAGGCTCCTTCAGGCTGTCCCCTCGACTCAACTGAGGAAAGAAGCCCAAGAGCATATCGAGCCCTGGCCCAGGGGTAGCCCAACGTGGGACCCTCCAGAGTCACCGCCCTTCCCTCTCACCGGGTCCTCAGGCCTCTCTGGGCCAGGGTCCCTCCCATCCCCGTGGGGGCAGGTCCGGTACCTTAGCGCTTGAGGAGTGAGGGATGGCAGCGGAGGCGCTGCTGCTGCTGTAGCCGGGCCTGTACTTGTACATGGTGGGCGTGGGGGGGTTGTCCTTGCTCACCAGACTATCTGCAAAGAGGAAATGCATAAGcacaatcacacacacaaacTTTTAGGGTTACAGAGCCCATTTCCTAATTATCCCGGTTGAGTCTCACAGTAGGAAGGGAGAATTAGGTAACCATGCCCAGGTCAAGACTGGTACAcaccccactgtgccacccactGCTATTCCCTCTCTGAAAGACCTGAGGATCTGAAGATCACTGAGTAAAAGAGAGGAGGCCACCGTCTCAGACAAGGGCACGACTCCACCACCTGGCATGGCAGGAGGATGCAGAGAACAATAGGGGTCCCCATTTCAAGGGAGCCTTGGGGCCCCTACAGCCAACCTCATCTCGAATCTCCCTCACTTATAGaagcttctcccccccccccccccatggctcTCTGCCAGCTCTTACCCTCAGTGGTGGCCAGGCTGAGGTGGGTCCGGAGGCCCGTGTAGCGACTCAGGTCTGGCTTCGGAGGTGGTGGAGGCTCGGCATCTGCAGACTGGCTCTCTGTTACCTCGAGGCTTCCTTTGGACTAAAATTTGCAGAAAGGAAGAGGTTTTGTAAAACTGAAGGTTATCTGGGAAGAGGCAGAAGCAAAAGTCACAACCGATATCTTTCTACACAGGGGTGATCCAAAAAGCTCACCCGTCCTAGAGGTCAAAAATTGAATACtaattccttccccccccccacttcttttttctcttactgAACATCAGTCCTGCCTATGCCCCCCCCACTGCTGCCAGTCCCCCAAAATGTGTGTGGTCTTCAGGAGCCACTATCAGCAGAGCAGCAGGCCATCTACCCCGTGGCTCTGAGCAGgggataaattctttttttttttaggttgtttttttttgcaaggcaaacagggttaagtgtcttgcccaaggccacacagctagataattattaggtgtctgagaccggatttgaacccaggtactcctgagtccaaggctggtgctttatccactaggccacctagccgcccccaggggATAAATTCTTAACAAAGATCGAGGcagttacaaaaaaaagaaaagtccattGTGATTACATGGAACTAAAAAGCTTCCATACAAACAATGTCTCCACTACAAAAAGGTAAGGAAGCCATTAACTAGGTACAAAACTCTGCTGTCAAATATCTCTGAATAGGTTTCCTATGGAAGATACACAGACAACACAAATGTAAGCCTCAAATCCATTCCTTAACAGAAGTGGGTGGGTCAAAGataggaatgggggggggggcagctagatggtgcagcagatagagcatgtGCCCTGgtgccaggaggacctgagttcaaattcggcctcagacacttaataactgcctagctgtgtggccttgggcaagccacttaaccccatttaccttgcaaaaaaaaaaaaattccaccaaagatatgaacaggtagttagGTGAAGCactgagttctaatctggtctcagattcttactaattGTGACCCTctatttcaccctgtttgcctcagtttcctcatccgtcaaatgagctggagaaggcaatggcaaaccactccagtatcatggccaagaaaaccccaaatgaggtcacaaagagtcaactgtgggggcaactaggtatcaggaggacctgagttcaaatccggcctcagacacttaataaatgcctgtgaACTTGAGGAAGTCacaattccattgccttaaataaaacttGGGGTCTTGCAGGGGCTTTtttaagagtcaaatgtctgaaaattattgaacaacaaaaagataCTAGTTTTCAAAAGCATTACTAATAATTAATAACCATATTTAACAGAAAAAATGCTACAAACCACCTAGAATGaggaaaaagcaaatcaaaacaatccagtTTTCCCCTCTTAGCCGACAAACTGATAAAGATGAAGAGATGCCAAGAATCACCATCAGAGGGGCAGcaaaggtggtacagtggatagagcaccagtcctggagtcaagaggaccccagttcaaatctggcctcggacacttaataactgcctaattgtgtgaccttgggcaagtcacttaaccccactgccttaaaataaaaaaaaaagaatcaccatCAGAGATGTTAGGAGGTGGCACACTGCTTGTAGACACATGAAATGGAACAACTCATtgaaaagcaatctggaattatatgCAAATAAAGTACTAAATGAAATGTGCCTCTCCTCTGATCCAGAGATTCTCCTGCTAGGCTGCTACTACCAAGGAGGTCACTGTCAAAAAGAAATCTTTTGCCAGCTGCACTTTCTGTGGGTAGCAAAGAACCAGAAACACAGTAGAGGCCCTCTGGGCACCAGCCAGACAAACTGGTATGGGAATCACAGAGGATCCCAGagcttgaaaaaaaaacacactaaaATGAGCCTCCCACCTTGTTTGCAgaagttggggggtggggagcaaTTGGGGGGATTTGgacttttctggattttttttctttttaaaaatttttttttaataaattcgaAATACAATTCTCTGGGAAGAGTGCaagggaaagacagaaagaaaaatctagataaaaaaagatcaataaaactagATATATATAATTTCCCCCTCCCTGCCAAGGTCAGCTACTTTAAGGTAGCAGCTGTCTCAATGGCCTGGCATCTGACAGTGCCCAACAATGACAGAGTGCCGTCAAAAGCTTTCATGGAAACCACAGATATACAGACCTCCCCACCCCACACCAGGGCACCACTGGCTGCTACCTTCCTGCTCCAACTCAAGCTTCACAAACCTGCCATCATTCTCACTGGCTCATCATTCAGAGGCATGCTGACTGTTTGACATTCAAGATCACCCACCATCAGGCATCAGTTGCCAACCTTGCAGAAGACTAACCATATAGCACTCTAGTCTCCAGCCAACTTGGACTATATCTCCCATCTCTAAAACACTTTTCCTTTGGCTGCCAGAAATTGACTTAAGCAATTAtgcttaaaatattaatattaaatataaaaccaAGTATTTCTAGTtatccttttaaaatcttttgtttctttttcaaagaacCTAAACATAAACACTCATGATAAAAGAACTGACTgtcttcatccactgtgccaaccagGTGCATGAGCTGAGAAGGGTTCTTCTCTACGTTTCACCACAAGGGGTCCAAGACACACAAAAATGGTTTTTAGGAACTTCTTGTCTAGCCTTAGAGCTAACATAAAGGGAGTCGGGTAATTTTAGAACAGCAGAAAGTGACAAGACATAGAAGGGACAGGCCAAGGACATGACAAACATTTTTCCTCATCACTtgcccccctccccaacccctcaCCTTGGTTCTCTTAAGCTCCCCTTGGATACCATTGTCCATAATTTTCACAGCAATCTGTCCATCTGATATTTCTGGTCGAAGAAAAGGAGGCCGAATCACAATTGTCTGCTCTCGTTTTGGTCTCCCCAAGTACCTGGTAGTCAAAGCAAGGGCAACTCTTTAGTCAACGGATCCTTTCTGAGCACTCCCCATGAGGACAAGGCCCGGGGCCTCCAAAGAAGCACTAGAAACCAGTGTTGTTTCAGAATGAAGGACTAATAGGAGTTCTTCATTCTCAGAAAAGTGGGAAGATGGAGCCCCTGAAGGTGAACCCCAGCTCAGTCACTAAAGGTGAAAGCTGACTCCTCGACAGAAAAAAACAGATCCATCCAAGTGACCATTTATTGATTAGGCACTAACTACTGTGACAACAGATCAAAATCCAACAGTCCTGGCCCGAAGGATTCAAATAAAATGACACTACTGGGTCGGGGAAGAAAATGCAGAGGGGAAGTGGGAGGGTCTTGGAGGTCTAGGGGGTGGCCCGACCTAGGCCCAGCAGAGTGACAGTCTGCACATAATCTGAAGTGGGGTGGGCTCAGGCTGTGGAGGACTTGCAAAGCCCAAAAGAAGAGCTTCTACTTGCTTTTTTTACAGGTAACAGAAAAGCACCAGAGTTGAGGGAGTGAGgcagtgatatggtcagacccaCTGTCACCACCAGGGCTTGGGTGGATCtgagaggagagacttgaggcagagaccACTTAGAGCCCCAAGTCCATGGGGGCAGCCCCTTTGGCTTACATATACTCCAGGCAGGCATCTCTCCTCCCCTGACAGCCCCTTCTGAATTCTATCTCCACCATCACTAGCCTCCACCCAACCAGAATGAACTCTCAGAAGCCCCAGGCTGGAGCCAGGGGCCCGGATTTACCGAGGAGCCGAAGAGCTGCAGAGCACACGGCTGACGT
The Macrotis lagotis isolate mMagLag1 chromosome 3, bilby.v1.9.chrom.fasta, whole genome shotgun sequence genome window above contains:
- the ZDHHC5 gene encoding palmitoyltransferase ZDHHC5 codes for the protein MPAESGKRFKPSKYVPVSAAAIFLVGATTLFFAFTCPGLSLYVSPAVPIYNAVIFLFVLANFSMATFMDPGIFPRAEEDEDKEDDFRAPLYKTVEIKGIQVRMKWCATCRFYRPPRCSHCSVCDNCVEEFDHHCPWVNNCIGRRNYRYFFLFLLSLTAHIMGVFGFGLLYVLYHMEELSGVCMAVTLAVMCVAGLFFIPVAGLTGFHVVLVARGRTTNEQVTGKFRGGVNPFTNGCCNNVSRVLCSSSAPRYLGRPKREQTIVIRPPFLRPEISDGQIAVKIMDNGIQGELKRTKSKGSLEVTESQSADAEPPPPPKPDLSRYTGLRTHLSLATTEDSLVSKDNPPTPTMYKYRPGYSSSSASAAIPHSSSAKLSRGDSLKEPASIAESSRQPSYRSEPSLEPESFRSPTFGKSFHFDPLSSGSRSSSLKSAQGTGFEMGQLQSIRSEGTTSTSYKSLANQTRNGSLSYDSLLTPSDSPDFESVQAGPEPDPPLGYTSPFLSARLAQQREADRHPRLVPAGPPPREPSPVRYDNLSRHIVASLQEREKLLRQSPPISGREEEPGLGDSGIQSTPGSGHAPRTSSSSDDSKRSPLGKTPLGRPAAPRFGKPEGLRGRGLGSPEPAPPAPYLGRSMSYSSQKAPSGVPETEEVALQPLLAPKDEVQLKIAYSKSNGQPKTLGSASPGPGQPPLSSPTRGGVKKVSGVGGTTYEISV